In Cyprinus carpio isolate SPL01 chromosome B7, ASM1834038v1, whole genome shotgun sequence, a genomic segment contains:
- the LOC122137966 gene encoding potassium voltage-gated channel subfamily A member 1-like gives MEFAMVGADSGGCNTHLPYGYAQARVREKERERERQSRAAAAAAEAGTVGEGGGSSSHPHNHPHQNRTASSTNANNSSAGTASRPSSFSSSQQPQQQQQQQQQQQHHEPLQQLLRERKKQRGVARWRRNRAALGGDLRHSELALLGSEEDIMIEEDEAEGEEEEEDRGSKRSTFVYNMDYEEETVSLTDRRPQSGYENVYNEYGCCERVVINVSGLKFETQLKTLAQFPDTLLGDPEKRIRYFDPLRNEYFFDRNRPSFDAILYFYQSGGRLKRPANVPFDIFSEEVKFYELGEEAMLKFREDEGFVKEEEKPLPEDEFKRQIWLLFEYPESSSPARGIAVVSVLVIVISIVIFCLETLPEFRDDKEFLSPGKNSTQADNGFTPFNDPFFIVETVCIIWFSFEIIVRFFASPSKTAFFKNAMNSIDIVSILPYFITLGTDLAQQQGNGQQAMSFAILRIIRLVRVFRIFKLSRHSKGLQILGHTLRASMRELALLIFFLVIGVILFSSAVYFAEADEPSSQFTSIPDAFWWAVVTMTTVGYGDMKPITVGGKIVGSLCAIAGVLTIALPVPVIVSNFNYFYHRETDNEDQAPVVEQPPPACPYFPDFLKKFKGSPSGSSLGDKAAEYMHIHEH, from the coding sequence ATGGAGTTTGCTATGGTGGGCGCGGACAGCGGGGGCTGCAACACCCACCTGCCCTATGGATATGCCCAGGCTCGCGTCAGGGAGAAAGAGCGCGAGCGAGAGCGGCAGTCTCGCGCAGCGGCGGCGGCAGCCGAAGCCGGAACGGTCGGAGAGGGAGGTGGGTCCAGCAGCCATCCCCACAACCATCCGCATCAGAATCGCACCGCCTCTTCAACGAATGCCAACAACAGTAGCGCCGGGACCGCCTCGCGcccctcctccttctcctcctcccaACAGCcgcaacagcaacagcaacagcagcagcagcagcaacaccACGAGCCGCTACAGCAACTTCTCCGAGAGCGAAAAAAGCAACGAGGCGTCGCGCGCTGGAGACGGAACCGCGCGGCACTCGGCGGGGATCTACGCCACTCAGAGTTGGCGCTCCTAGGATCCGAGGAGGACATCATGATCGAGGAAGACGAGGCGGAGggcgaggaggaagaggaggacagGGGAAGCAAGAGATCGACTTTTGTCTATAACATGGATTATGAAGAGGAGACGGTTTCGTTAACGGACAGGCGTCCTCAGTCAGGCTACGAAAATGTTTACAACGAATACGGCTGCTGCGAGAGAGTTGTCATCAACGTGTCGGGCTTGAAGTTTGAGACCCAGCTGAAGACTCTCGCGCAGTTCCCAGACACTCTCCTGGGGGACCCTGAGAAGCGAATCAGGTACTTCGATCCTCTGCGTAACGAATACTTCTTTGACAGGAATCGACCGAGCTTCGACGCCATTCTGTACTTCTATCAGTCCGGGGGGCGCTTGAAGAGACCCGCCAACGTGCCATTTGACATCTTTTCCGAGGAGGTCAAGTTCTATGAACTCGGGGAAGAGGCGATGCTCAAGTTTCGCGAGGATGAGGGCTTCGTGAAGGAGGAGGAGAAGCCGCTGCCCGAGGACGAGTTCAAACGCCAGATCTGGCTGCTCTTCGAGTACCCGGAGAGTTCAAGTCCAGCCAGAGGGATCGCGGTCGTGTCAGTGCTGGTCATCGTCATATCCATCGTCATCTTTTGTTTGGAGACATTGCCAGAATTCAGGGACGACAAAGAATTCCTCAGCCCAGGTAAAAACTCCACGCAGGCGGACAATGGATTTACGCCGTTCAACGACCCATTTTTCATCGTTGAGACGGTGTGCATCATTTGGTTCTCGTTTGAGATCATTGTGCGCTTCTTCGCGAGCCCCAGTAAAACTGCTTTCTTTAAAAACGCGATGAACTCCATAGACATCGTCTCTATTTTGCCTTACTTCATAACTCTCGGCACAGACCTTGCCCAGCAGCAAGGCAACGGGCAACAGGCGATGAGTTTCGCGATCCTGAGGATAATACGACTTGTCCGCGTGTTCAGGATCTTCAAACTGTCTCGGCACTCGAAAGGTCTCCAGATCCTGGGGCACACTTTGCGCGCGAGCATGCGAGAGCTGGCGCTGCTCATCTTCTTCCTCGTCATCGGTGTCATCCTGTTCTCCAGCGCGGTGTACTTCGCGGAGGCAGACGAGCCATCGTCTCAGTTCACCAGCATCCCAGACGCGTTCTGGTGGGCTGTAGTGACCATGACCACGGTGGGCTACGGGGACATGAAGCCCATCACGGTCGGGGGCAAAATCGTGGGCTCGTTGTGCGCCATCGCTGGTGTCCTGACCATTGCGCTTCCAGTCCCTGTCATCGTGTCCAACTTCAACTACTTCTACCACCGGGAGACTGATAACGAGGACCAGGCGCCCGTTGTGGAACAGCCCCCGCCGGCCTGCCCGTACTTTCCGGATTTCCTGAAAAAATTCAAAGGGTCCCCATCGGGGTCGTCTTTGGGTGACAAGGCGGCAGAGTACATGCACATTCACGAACACTAA